The sequence below is a genomic window from Uranotaenia lowii strain MFRU-FL chromosome 2, ASM2978415v1, whole genome shotgun sequence.
ATAGCGGACCAAATTCAAGAATTCTTGTTTTTCTCGACTATGCTACTTGAAGAATATCTCAAATGttatcaatttaaataaaaaaaatcctattcttcaaaattgaacaaaacactTTCGgtaactcaaagatactaatttttgaaattttttccagtGAATAAccagatatagaatgccgaatttcagTGTTTCTTAGCTTAGATTTCtccgcggtccttaatgtgttgaCCAAGAACTTTCTTTCGGTTTAGATTTTATTTGTGTTATAAATAACaacttaataattttaaagcattaATGCACCAGTGTTAAACCTTTCGTTTGTCGCATGTTGTTTTTGTCTTCAGAGCCAATAACTGAAGATTCTTGAAtgttcagattttttcagcTGATCCTCGAATAGTGTTTTTAACTTCCCTTGAATATCCCAAGTACACGCGCTTCCAACAGGGATCCTCAAATGATTCATTTAAGTTCTAAGTAAAAAGTGATCGTGTCAAGTTAAAACTAGCAATCGATTTATTTTAGAACATCTAGTTGTAGTTAAgtgatattgaataaaaattacacCATTATGATTCTACGTGCACCTTACGATagcagttttgttttattttattttgtgttcctGTGTCTGACTGATTGCAACGAAACGCAAAATCACCCTACAGGAGGACTACGATGATGTCTTCTATGACGGTTCCTCGGGAATTGTCTACAATGCCAACGGGGGCAGTGGTTCTCAGTTTGGCGGTGGAGTCGGTGGATCGGCTACTTTGTACGAATTACCTCCAAGCCCTCTGCCAGCTATTACCCAGGAAAGTCATGCATTCGATACCAGGGGCCCTTCTGCGCCAATTTATACTCCTCAAAGAACGGGATCTCTTTCTGGGTTACCggaaatcgatgaaaaatatGAGCTATTTTTGCAGTGGATGGAATCTCAGAAAAAAGATGAACCCGAGAGCAAACATGACAGTGAAGAGGCGATTGAAGTGCTGGAGGAAAAACCTGTGGAGAAGATTCATGAGCAAAATAAAACTGCTTCGGCTGTTTTGAACACTCCAGTTATTGAAGCTCATGATGTAGAGAAGATTGCGGATGAAGTTAGTTCCATTAAGAACACCAAAACTGAGCAACAGGAACAGTCTGAAAATAGCTTCTCTGAAGATTTATTCCGAGATACCATATCAGTCGCTAGTGACGATGATGAATTTATGGAACTCGAAGTTGATGGAAGTCTATCGGAAAATGTAGCTATTGTAGGGGAAGATCAGTTCCAAGAGTTAGAAGATGAACCCCTTCTGAATAAAGAAAATGCAGTTGACTCGAATGTTTCCCAAGAAAATGCGAGTATTTcggaaaacaaaatcaatgaGGGAGTTCCAGATATAATTCCAGAATCAATAACTGATAATTTTGACACTGAACCAAAAGCTCAAGACACATCTTTTCTGGAAGAAAAACTACATATTTCAGAAGACGCAACTTTTCTGGAAAGTAAATTGCACATTTCAGAGGACAAACCATCACACAATGTTGGAGCACTTGAGCCAATTATTGTAGTTGACACGCCATCaggtttgaaaactcaaaaggaTGCTCTTGTACCTTTAACACCAGCTGGAGAAATTCACGTATCACTTTCTGATTTGACAGCTTCCACTACTTCGTTGGCAAACTCTGAAGCTAGCAGCGTCCATACGGATGATTCTAAGAAACCAATATCTCATGGAAAACGAAAGGCACCTCCCGTTCCTGTAGCTTCAAAAATCGAACCCGTAATTACAACCTCGGAGCCAACGGTCGTACCCAAACCCCCCGAAAGGGCCACAAAGCAAAGCCCATCGGTATCGGCTCCTCCGAGGCCCAAAAAGCCTTCAACCCAAGATGTTCCAGCTCAAGAAAAGGATAAAAAGACCAAATCGAACAAACTGATGAGTTCGATTACAGGAATGTTCAAACATGATCATTCATCATCGGCGTCTAGCTCTAGCACCGGAAACCGATCCGTCGATTCCGGTCTTCCTAAGGAAACTGAAATTTAATTGGTCATCTAAGAATCACTACCAAATTCCACAGCTCCCTGCCAAATCTGAACCTGAGAACCCCTGTTAACAAGTGCAAATCATGTTGCAATTCGCGCCTCTTAAGTTGTAGGCCCTCGAATGATGTGGGTGATTGAAGGCCGTTGTGACCAGGATATTCCTTCACTTTTTAGTTTTGGAGTCTTGCCTCAGTTGTACGtagaaaatttcttatttttttcatatagtttTCCATTTGTTCGTTTAGTTCGATTGTTTTGTGTTTcagtttaaaaacttttaccCGAGCAACTTCTTGTGATTACAAATTGAGTGGTTGATGCTTGATTcgctttatttgaattttatttttcatacatttatcATTTCGATAGTATCGTTTCACCTGATATGATAATGCTTTTCATATCCAATTCATCACTTAGTTTATGTATTGTTATTGCGGATTGGCAAAACTTATCGGATAAGAATGCGAATCCTCCTGTGCTTATTTTAACCTGCTTTGGACTTTGagttgaattttgataaaaatcatatttgtgTTTTACGGTTGAAAGTGTTATTGAAGAGTTTTGGCGATTAATGAACATTGGGgtgtttcaaatttagaaatacATGGtgttaaaaaagtatttttggttaaaatttacatgttgtttttacatttaaaaaaatgagattcaaGTACGCGGATTCAGGTTTGAAGCTTTTTTCGGAGTCGCTTTTGAAACCTGTAGGGAATATAGAAGAGGGCgtaaaatataagtttttcaatggaaCAGATCATCCATATGCATTCAATGGGGAAAAGGTTCTGAACGAAAAATCCTCCCCCAGCTCGATTGTGCTCATTCGTTTGACAATTCTTAAAGTGAAAGCATCCTCAGAATAGACAAACAGTCCGTACCCCCAGAGTCCTCTAAAATGGCTGAGAAGACGGTTCCTTCAACATACTTTGAGAAAGCAATTTTTCCAACATCCTCCAAAAAACGGCAAACCTTGGATCTTCGAAGGAGGATCCCGAAAAATCCTGAAATCTTTTCAGAATGGATCGAGAAATTACGACAAAACCTACAaaaaacatgaagaaaaaaaaaattcatccaaaaatatttttgcgaaACTATGGCATCTGGTAATTTCAAGGTTCTAATATTTAGCCCtgtaccaattttttttccaggattttcGTCCGCAAAGATCAATCTCGGACCCCTAAATAATtttggcagaaaaaaaaaattaaagtagatAAATTCATCTGATTATCTTAAGAGACCTCAAGTCATATTTTTCACACAACAATGAaaattagaccgctgcaaaaaatgactttttgcttccAAATGTTATTTCGATTTCTTTTGGGTcatcaagcatcagtgtaaaatttgagatgatttggttgattcctgaattagcgcaacgcgatTCAatattgtatggaaatttgtatgaagttTTTAAGCCACCCTCCCTCCAGGTTAGacaaagtaaaatttttcaaaaccaaccCCTCCCCTCCCCTTGTAAGATCTTCcgatttttattctttgagaaattgacaggtttttttttcaatttttttcaaaattgtgacaTCTATGCTTCAACGCAAagtacttttaaaataaaacttaactgtatttgtcaactaacctaaaagctcatttcagcggtaagcgataaatttttttgtttttttttgtaaatcgtttgtaaaatttagagttggttGTGTCTATCACTGAAAATAACTGTCCAGAagttcattatttaaagcgcctcatattgatttttaaagatttttcttgataaagtcattttcgaaatatgttGGATTTAAATCGTGGTATCACAACGCGCCACTttccgtttttgtttttataaatttctcaattaaaaagattgttgtgataaaaagctaaaattgaGACGATCTTTACGAtgatgtgatttagtgtttttggcGGCATGTTTGTTTGAATTGATTgtctataaattttgttgaaccagcattttttttttattaattcaaagacattcaaagataaataacaaaacatttaaaataatcaacGGATAGgtagtgagaaaaaaaagaccTGAGTattatggtttcgtatggctataacgaattatcaatgtaacatttcatacgtaaaatttttgttatgcaaagcagttttttgctattttttattttcatcctacggttaaacagctttaaaatgaGCAGTCAAGATcgcttaaataaaaaatacattttgattttttttatattgcatTGAATATCTTTACTGGGGTAAAAGTTGTACTACCagaattaagaaatttttaaaatccaaaaatatattttttttagaacattcagtacatctctggcgatttttgaatgaaaaattttgttatcccatacaaatttccatacaaaatcaaaattcgttACGCTAATTCTTGACTGAATGAATcc
It includes:
- the LOC129744131 gene encoding uncharacterized protein LOC129744131, translated to MDRPKPFLGYDNNVGLLINKFEVRNYPKNRKMAVMPQFDDSEVFVRARRRNSRDPPIYVNDSGVFYESNDGLPQTRFRNRYTFNESLSSLNESDYGGYEPMIDEYRSEEPPQIINKQQVASSLSRFGAILQMLSKIPFPRLSVTGLGLCSLVAIFICPRTIGANVLFPGFRLLFGTLYPAYASYKAVRTKNVKEYVKWMMYWIVFALFTCIETFTDILLSWFPFYYEIKVILVLWLLSPATRGSSTLYRKFVHPMLTRREQEIDDYINQAKEKGYTAVLQLGSKGVNYATNVIMQTAIKGGGGLVQTLRKSYSLSDLSEPDTHRTQEEIEELMMSSASSSQRPSQRVLRSKSARSSSGGRHMDMYFPEVELAGTPHHHQPPPPPYNYIRSSDDISSGYSSAEPGLSRTASMSNTAARPRVKSKTREEDYDDVFYDGSSGIVYNANGGSGSQFGGGVGGSATLYELPPSPLPAITQESHAFDTRGPSAPIYTPQRTGSLSGLPEIDEKYELFLQWMESQKKDEPESKHDSEEAIEVLEEKPVEKIHEQNKTASAVLNTPVIEAHDVEKIADEVSSIKNTKTEQQEQSENSFSEDLFRDTISVASDDDEFMELEVDGSLSENVAIVGEDQFQELEDEPLLNKENAVDSNVSQENASISENKINEGVPDIIPESITDNFDTEPKAQDTSFLEEKLHISEDATFLESKLHISEDKPSHNVGALEPIIVVDTPSGLKTQKDALVPLTPAGEIHVSLSDLTASTTSLANSEASSVHTDDSKKPISHGKRKAPPVPVASKIEPVITTSEPTVVPKPPERATKQSPSVSAPPRPKKPSTQDVPAQEKDKKTKSNKLMSSITGMFKHDHSSSASSSSTGNRSVDSGLPKETEI